TAGTTTGTCCGGGTTGCGGTTTAGGTTTCCACGATGCAGATGCTCAATTTTGTAAAGCTTGCGGTACAAAGCTATCTGGTGTGATTGACTCAAGTGTAGAAAATGAAATTTCTACTTATTAAGCTACATTTTCCGGAAATCTCCTATATATATACGTGTGCTACAATATGTAATTAAGAGATTTAACCCGTTAATACGGTAGCTCAAAATTTAAAAATATGCTGCGTAAAGACATCCCAAACTCAGAAGCAGAAACGCCGATATATAGGCTGATTGGTATTTTGGGTGTATTAGTGGTGATGGTAGCGATCGCTATTCCAGCATCCAGTCTGATTGCAAATATGTATGGTCCGCACTTTCTGGTGTTGTATGGTTGTGTTATTACCATCACCTTGTTTGTCAGCGCAAGGCTTGTGCAATCAAGCAAAAATCAAGCTTTACCGTTAATTCCCACAGCATTAGATCCTTACGAAATTGCCTATTTAGATACTGGAGAAATCGGAGTTGTCGAGGTAGCTGTTATTGACTTGATACAAAGCGGTTATTTGCAAGTTATCAATAAAGAGTTGATTAAAATTGGGGACAATCGTCTTGAGCCATCAAGCCTAACATTAATACAGCGTCAGGTATATGACTGGTTTTCTACCCCACGCACAGCAAACGAGATGTATTTTTTGCGATCGCTAACCGAAAAAGTACAGCCTTATTGCACAGTTTATCAACAAAGTTTGCAAAATGAGCAACTTCTCAATTCTGACCAGATTAAAGCAAGAAAATGGCAGATTGCTTTGATAGGGACATTAATTATTCTAGGTTTGGGTGGCTTCAAGTTAATAGTAGCTTTAGTACACGGACGCCATAATGTCGGTTATCTCATCCTTATGGGCATTTTGTCGCTGTACTTTCTCATTCATATTTGCAAGCTAGCACAACGTCGGAGTCCCTTAGGTGAAGTTTATCTCAAGCAACTTAAGGAAACCTTCTGGCAGTTAAAGCAAAAAGTAAAAACTGTCGTCGCTTCGGAAGTTGACTACAACTTGGTTGTCGCACTTTTTGGCATCACCGCACTTGCAGGAACTCAGTACGAGTACTATCAAAAAATATCTTCACCCAACACTGTTAAGCCTAATAGTAGAACTACTAGGACTAATTCAAGTTCAAGTAGTAGTTCCAGCAGTGGGTGTAGTAGCTGCTGTAGTACTTCTGGCAATTGTTTCGGCGAAATTTCTTCTAGTAGCGGAAGTTCCTGCGGTAGTAGCTGTAGTAGTTCCGGTGGAAGTTCTTGCGGAAGTTCTTGCGGTGGAAGTTCTAGCGATAGTAGCTGTAGTAGTTCCGGTGGAAGTTCTTGCGGAAGTTCCTGCGGAAGTTCTTGCGGTGGGGGTTGCGGTGGGGGTTGCGGTGGTTAGTAGTGTAAATTTCGTAGTCAGCGATGATCGCGCTTTAACCAATGCTTTCTAATTTACCAACATTAGGTGTAGGATTGGGTTTTCGCGAACCTTTCAAAAGTGACTTATTTCTGCACCGTCAGCAAGTTGACTTTCTAGAAATTGTTGCAGAACATTATTTAGATGCAACTTCGCAAAAACAGCAGGAATTAGAACTCTTAGCAGCACATTTCCCGATAATTCCCCACGCTATCAACTTATCTTTAGGCAGTGCGGAAGGTTTGGATACAGATTATCTTCGCAAATTAGCAGCATTAATTAACCAACTTAACCCACCTTGGTGGAGTGAGCATATCTGCTTTACCAAAGCGGGTGGAGTTGATATCGGGCATTTGTCGCCGCTACCTTATACTTATGAAGCACTAGAAGTGCTTTGTCGCAATATTGCTCAAGTACGTCGCTTCGTTGATGTGCCGTTAATTCTAG
This Tolypothrix sp. NIES-4075 DNA region includes the following protein-coding sequences:
- a CDS encoding DUF692 domain-containing protein, which translates into the protein MLSNLPTLGVGLGFREPFKSDLFLHRQQVDFLEIVAEHYLDATSQKQQELELLAAHFPIIPHAINLSLGSAEGLDTDYLRKLAALINQLNPPWWSEHICFTKAGGVDIGHLSPLPYTYEALEVLCRNIAQVRRFVDVPLILENITYMVTLPGAQMTEAQFLTEVVERSDCGLLLDVTNIYTNAVNHNYDIQAFVKELPWERVVQLHFVGGHWHDGILIDSHSQSTPVEVWKLMDEVVAKMPVKGVVLERDENLPTFAELTAELQHAREIGRSHQRWD
- a CDS encoding TIGR04222 domain-containing membrane protein, whose translation is MLRKDIPNSEAETPIYRLIGILGVLVVMVAIAIPASSLIANMYGPHFLVLYGCVITITLFVSARLVQSSKNQALPLIPTALDPYEIAYLDTGEIGVVEVAVIDLIQSGYLQVINKELIKIGDNRLEPSSLTLIQRQVYDWFSTPRTANEMYFLRSLTEKVQPYCTVYQQSLQNEQLLNSDQIKARKWQIALIGTLIILGLGGFKLIVALVHGRHNVGYLILMGILSLYFLIHICKLAQRRSPLGEVYLKQLKETFWQLKQKVKTVVASEVDYNLVVALFGITALAGTQYEYYQKISSPNTVKPNSRTTRTNSSSSSSSSSGCSSCCSTSGNCFGEISSSSGSSCGSSCSSSGGSSCGSSCGGSSSDSSCSSSGGSSCGSSCGSSCGGGCGGGCGG